The DNA segment GGAGAGGGAGTTCCAACAGCCTCTCAACCCCACGGGGCCGGTAAACTTGCAGCGTCCCAGCCCGGAATCCGACGTCTTCGTTGTATCCGAACGTGGAATCGTAATCATAGCCCGCATCATCAAGAATCTGCCACGTGCCTTCATCAAAATGCAGCCAATGCACCCGTGTACCCACCCGGACTCTTGCATCCCTCAGAAGCGACATGCGTTCAGCGTCGGCACTGGCTTTATCAATCCAGTTATCTATGCCGTGAACCCCCACTTCCCAGCCGCCGGCGGTCAGTTCCTCGATCGGAACATCCTCGATCGAGTAGTATCCGGCACGAATCTGCGGGGAGCCGATCCCCGCATGACCGCTCTGGGGCAGGAAGTAGAACGTGGATTTCACCTGATGCTTCTCCTCAAGCACTCTCCAGGTCTCGAAGAGATCCCAGGGATCCATCCCAAGGCCGAATTTCGCGAGCGCGATCCTGACTCCCTCAATGAATCTCCGTTGAAGGAAGCAGTTGTAGGTCGCATAGAGGACGGATGGGAGAGACCGCTCTCTGACGGAGGTGACATCCACATCGTGCGTAAGCGCAAGCGAGTAGGTGTACCCCCACGGTATTGGCGGAATTTCGATCAGCGGAGAAAAACGCTTGATCTGCTGGCGCAACGTGTCCAGGTACTCTTCGCAGAGCGGCCTGCGGTTACGAGGGAGCCCCTCGTTGAGCATATCAGCAATCTTTTTGATCAGGTCATTATCGGTGAGGTCAATTCGGTTACAGGTCTCTGGAATATGCCCGGTTTTTGTTATGACAACATCATACCTGGATGTTAGGGTATACCATTCCCAGGGAACCTTCAGTAACTGAAACACTTCCTCAACTGCATACTCATCGTCATGTTGCACTCCAATCATGTCTTTTTATGCCTCGTTTGAGATGTACAGTTCTTGCAGATTTCCCGCATCCTGATATGTCACAATAGATCGATTCAGACAAATCAATTTGATAGGCATTAACTTATACCTTATCAAAATACGGAACTCGTGGGATTATGGTGTAATTTATGATTTTTTTGAATCAACTATGATAGTAGATACAATTCACGGCTGTATGCACTAATATATCCCACAATCACCCGGTACGCACCCTCTTCATCTATCCCGGGTAACACTGCCTCCTCGGCCCCCCAGTTCATTCACACAACCCCTCAAACGCTCCACCAAGCAGCCAACCGCCCATGCGACCCCATCCAGTTCCACCTGATCGCCCTGTCCCCCAACCGTTTACTTAAACAATGAGAACGCGAGTATACCTTCCTCGATCTGATGGTCCCTCGCAGTATCGTCAATGACGTTCGATCGCTAGCCTACGATATTGCCACACTCATCGTTTCGGCACTATCGCAGTTCATACCGAAAAATGACCATAAAATCCTATTCTTCTCAGCACCCGACTTCTCCGATAATGCAAAGTACGTCTACGACAAAATGCTCGAATCGGGCTTCAATGAAACCTACCAGTTGATTTGGTGCGTCTACTCGCCGGCCCCCGCAAACCACGTCATCCGCCGCTCACGTGAATACCTCTACCACGCGCTGACGGCAAAGTATATCATCAGCACCCACGGAACACCCGCCTGGAAGTCCAGAAACCAGGTCAGCATCGAACTATGGCACGGCCTCCCCCTGAAGACGATCGGGCACTTTGCCGATACTGACTACCCGAACGCCGCCGCGAGACTCTCCGCGGCACAGAGGCTGCGGGGGTTTGCGAACTCCGTGGACTATCTCATCACAACCTCGGAATTCGAGCGGATGATCTTCTCTTCCGCTTTCCTGATCGATCCGGGGAGAGTCCTGATCCTCGGGCAGCCCCGGTGCGATGCTCTTTACAGGCCCGGAGCTTCCGGGATAGACGCACTCTGCCGTATCCTCGACCGGAACGATATTGTTAGGAAGAGGAACCTGCTGTATCTTCCCACCTTCCGGGAGTACGATTCCGGTGCGAGCCGTAAAATTCTGGAAGAGATCCTCGCAAGCGAGAAGTTTCGCCGGTTCGTGAAGGACGAGAACCTGCTGTTCATCTGCAAGCCTCACTCTCACGATGAGGGTGCGTTTCAGGCGTACAACGGAGAGCACATCCACATACTCTTAAACGATGACCTGCAGAAATCCGGTAATACCATCTACGACTTCCTGAACGCCGTCGACATCCTGGTTACCGATTACTCGTCGGTGTACTTCGACTACCTTCACCTGAACCGGCCAATCGTCTTCCACGTGCCCGACATTGAGGATTATCGGGCGCAGAGAGGCTTTATTCTCGAACCGTTTCGCGACTGGGCGCCGGGGGAGATCTCGACCGATGTCGATGAACTGATAGGAGCCCTTACGAGTACCCTCGCCGGCCCGGACAGGTGGGAGCCGGAGAGGGCCAGGCTCCGACGGTTATTGTTCAGGTACACCGACGATCTCGCATCTGAAAGAGTCTGCAGACTGATCGAGCAACATTAATCCGATCCGGTAAAAGCCGTTCCGAAATCCTCCGGCAGGGAGACACCGCTCACACCCCCGGTGCTCACGCTCACGATGTTCGCGGTCCGACGGCCTCCGGCCCTCTCAAACTCCGGCCCTTTGGCCGTCACTGTTCGAAAATTGCTGCGCAATTTTCTCGAACTCCGCCTGCCCCCCTGGGGCACGCGTCGTTGCTCGCACCTCCCGGAGGTTATACACCTACTGGACGGATCTCCCCGAATCGGCTGCCGAGTGAAAAATGCTGCCGGGGTAAAAGCCTTACTCATCCCGGACCACGACACAGTCCACACGGCAGAAATCCCGCATCTAATCGCTCAGCACGAGGGAGCCCCGAAGCCTGCAGACTGTTCCGGGAGTGCCTCGACTGCCCGAGAGGTTGAGACACCCAGTTGGCAGCCAAATCTTCTTATAACCGGACGGAGTGTAACCCTCGACAAACCGGGTCGGTGTTTCGTTTGAACGGGATAATCCTGGCAGCAGGTCGCGGGCAAAGACTAGGCAGAGACATCGATCTCGAGAAGATCGGCCCGAAATGTCTGCTTCCTATCGACAGTCGGACACTGCTGGAACGAACGGTCTCGGATCTGGTATCATTCGGTGTGGATACGATCACCATCGTCGTTGGATACCAGGCAGAGAGGGTACAGGAAGCGTGCGTGGCACTGGGGAGGAAGTATAATGTCCGATTCGGTTTGGTCCGTAATGACGCATATCTCTCGACCAATACGGCCTGCTCTCTCCAGATTGGGCTATCCGGCATTCATGACGATGTTGTCATCTTTAACGGCGATGTGCTGTACGATCGCGCCATCTTGGATGATTTACTGAAGATAAACCGGACCGCGATCGCGGTCGACAATACGAAACCGCTCACCGGAGAATCGTTCAAAGTGAGGATATTAAACAGCCGGATTGAAGAGATGGGAAA comes from the Methanoculleus marisnigri JR1 genome and includes:
- a CDS encoding polysaccharide deacetylase family protein → MIGVQHDDEYAVEEVFQLLKVPWEWYTLTSRYDVVITKTGHIPETCNRIDLTDNDLIKKIADMLNEGLPRNRRPLCEEYLDTLRQQIKRFSPLIEIPPIPWGYTYSLALTHDVDVTSVRERSLPSVLYATYNCFLQRRFIEGVRIALAKFGLGMDPWDLFETWRVLEEKHQVKSTFYFLPQSGHAGIGSPQIRAGYYSIEDVPIEELTAGGWEVGVHGIDNWIDKASADAERMSLLRDARVRVGTRVHWLHFDEGTWQILDDAGYDYDSTFGYNEDVGFRAGTLQVYRPRGVERLLELPLHIQDVSLFGRHCWLTTERGCERADCLGLDEGEAYQTCNEILDHALQYGGVVTVLWHSDCLAAPRDWGGVYTGIINRAKSDNAWITRAVDIVDWFRMRRNANLEYSKTKDGFKITVAGLESARSLPPLRIRVHIDPERVRHIDADYICGEGYVDIKCDRERVSVVFV
- a CDS encoding CDP-glycerol glycerophosphotransferase family protein, translated to MVPRSIVNDVRSLAYDIATLIVSALSQFIPKNDHKILFFSAPDFSDNAKYVYDKMLESGFNETYQLIWCVYSPAPANHVIRRSREYLYHALTAKYIISTHGTPAWKSRNQVSIELWHGLPLKTIGHFADTDYPNAAARLSAAQRLRGFANSVDYLITTSEFERMIFSSAFLIDPGRVLILGQPRCDALYRPGASGIDALCRILDRNDIVRKRNLLYLPTFREYDSGASRKILEEILASEKFRRFVKDENLLFICKPHSHDEGAFQAYNGEHIHILLNDDLQKSGNTIYDFLNAVDILVTDYSSVYFDYLHLNRPIVFHVPDIEDYRAQRGFILEPFRDWAPGEISTDVDELIGALTSTLAGPDRWEPERARLRRLLFRYTDDLASERVCRLIEQH
- a CDS encoding phosphocholine cytidylyltransferase family protein, yielding MNGIILAAGRGQRLGRDIDLEKIGPKCLLPIDSRTLLERTVSDLVSFGVDTITIVVGYQAERVQEACVALGRKYNVRFGLVRNDAYLSTNTACSLQIGLSGIHDDVVIFNGDVLYDRAILDDLLKINRTAIAVDNTKPLTGESFKVRILNSRIEEMGKTVPVERATGEFIGISKIAGRDIGEAKRLLNALVSGDPNNYYDFIYQSLSESGNLAYSFTNGLKWTEIDDIRDLRYAESIAGIACGARGRF